The following coding sequences lie in one Phyllopteryx taeniolatus isolate TA_2022b chromosome 4, UOR_Ptae_1.2, whole genome shotgun sequence genomic window:
- the clockb gene encoding clock circadian regulator b isoform X1: MTSSIGDDCSIFDGLMEEDEKDKAKRVSRNKSEKKRRDQFNVLIKELGTMLPGNTRKMDKSTILQKSIDFLCKHKEIAAQSESSEIRQDWKPPFLSNEEFTQLMLEALDGFFIAIMTDGNILYVSESVTSLLEHLPADLVDQNLLNFLPVGEHSEVYKALSTHPNDPESLTSDYLKSKNYMEFCCHMLRGSIDPKEPPIYEYVTFIGNFKSLNNVPNVTRNGLAGVLQRSLQPAFDDQVCFVATVRLTKPQFIKEMCTVEEPNEEFTSRHSLEWKFLFLDHRAPPIIGYLPFEVLGTSGYDYYHVDDLETLAKCHEHLMQYGKGKSCYYRFLTKGQQWIWLQTHYYITYHQWNSRPEFIVCTHTVVSYAEVRAEQRRELGIEESKPEVTIDKGQDSGSELNTSSLKEALERFDRSRTPSTSSRSSRKSSSHVSDNTCTSSKLHMDTATPPRQSLASTMEVTSQRRSSISSQSMSSQTTGQSVTPSMITQQQQQQQQQQQQQQQQQQQQQQQQQQQQHQQPQQLQSNVQPMMEFSAQVNAMQHLKEQLEQRTRMIQANIQRQQDELRNIQEQLQRVQGQGIQMLLQQQQGSAMNVQLPHVAPVQQATALSNPVPQTAINPVHSGTQQLTIQQQAPPTQQSLQQQTQRQSQQPPQAQPQTPNSVPTQLYNTMMISQPAQHNVLQISTSMPQNNTQQGTTVATFTQDRQIRFPAGQQLVTKLVTAPMACGAVMVPTSMFMGQVVTAYNPFGGQQQGGQTQTLTLQPAQPPQGQPDGSNQTTVVAQSGQQGQQQQQQQFLQGTRLLHSNQSTQLILQAAFPLQQQGTFTQTTHQQQQQQQQQQQQQSQQRQQQQQQQQQQSHHQRHQQQLKPQPQKQQKAPSSHRTDSVSSQPQ; encoded by the exons ATGACATCAAGCATTGG GGATGATTGTAGCATCTTTGATGGGTTGATGGAAGAAGATGAAAAGGACAAAGCAAAACG CGTGTCCCGTAACAAGTCTGAGAAGAAACGGAGAGACCAGTTCAATGTCCTTATCAAGGAACTTGGCACAATGTTGCCTGGCAACACCAGGAAGATGGACAAGTCCACTATCCTGCAGAAAAGTATCGACTTCCTGTGTAAACACAAAG AAATCGCTGCCCAGTCTGAGTCCAGTGAGATCAGACAGGACTGGAAGCCGCCATTTCTTAGCAATGAGGAGTTCACCCAGCTCATGTTGGAG GCTCTGGATGGCTTCTTCATAGCAATAATGACTGACGGGAATATCCTCTATGTGTCAGAGAGTGTCACCTCATTACTGGAACACCTTCCT GCAGACCTGGTGGACCAGAACTTGTTAAACTTCCTGCCAGTTGGAGAACACTCAGAAGTGTACAAAGCCCTATCCACACACCCCAACGACCCAGAGAGCCTCACGTCAGATTATTTAAAGA GTAAGAACTACATGGAATTCTGTTGTCATATGCTCCGAGGGTCCATTGACCCAAAAGAACCTCCTATCTATGAATATGTGACCTTCATCGGAAATTTTAAGTCGCTCAACAATG ttCCTAACGTGACGAGGAACGGTCTGGCAGGAGTGTTACAGCGCTCTCTACAGCCAGCCTTTGACGACCAAGTGTGCTTTGTGGCTACTGTACGGCTCACTAAacctcagtttatcaag GAAATGTGCACAGTGGAAGAGCCCAATGAAGAATTCACATCTAGGCACAGTTTGGAATGGAAGTTCCTCTTTCTAGACCACAG AGCTCCACCAATTATAGGCTACTTACCATTTGAGGTTCTGGGAACTTCAGGGTACGACTATTATCATGTGGACGACCTGGAGACGCTTGCTAAGTGCCATGAACACT TGATGCAGTACGGTAAAGGGAAGTCTTGTTACTACCGTTTCCTGACTAAAGGTCAACAGTGGATATGGCTGCAGACGCACTACTACATCACCTATCACCAGTGGAATTCTCGGCCCGAGTTTATtgtctgcacacacacagtagtcAG CTATGCAGAAGTGAGGGCAGAACAGAGAAGGGAGCTGGGCATTGAAGAGTCCAAACCAGAGGTCACTATTGATAAG GGCCAGGACTCTGGTTCAGAGCTGAACACATCCAGCCTCAAGGAGGCATTAGAAAGGTTTGACCGCAGCCGAACGCCCTCAACATCTTCACGAAGTTCCCGCAAGTCTTCATCGCATGTATCTGACAACACTTGCACTT CCTCCAAGCTACATATGGATACAGCCACGCCTCCGCGACAGTCTCTGGCCTCAACCATGGAGGTAACATCACAGCGTCGCTCATCCATTAGCAGCCAG TCCATGAGCTCTCAGACGACTGGCCAGAGTGTGACCCCAAGTATGATCACtcagcaacagcagcaacagcagcaacagcaacaacagcaacaacaacaacaacaacaacaacaacagcagcagcagcagcaacaacatcaacaaccACAGCAACTGCAGTCAAATGTACAG CCGATGATGGAATTCTCTGCGCAGGTGAATGCTATGCAGCATCTAAAGGAGCAGCTTGAGCAAAGGACCAGAATGATACAGGCCAACATTCAGCGGCAGCAGGATGAGCTAAGGAACATCCAGGAACAGCTACAGCGGGTCCAGGGGCAGGGTATCCAG ATGTtgttgcagcagcagcagggtaGCGCGATGAATGTGCAGCTCCCCCACGTGGCGCCGGTCCAGCAGGCGACCGCTCTGAGCAATCCGGTCCCGCAAACGGCGATCAACCCCGTGCATTCCGGAACGCAGCAGCTCACCATCCAGCAGCAAGCTCCTCCGACTCAGCAGAGTCTTCAGCAGCAG ACCCAACGGCAGTCTCAGCAGCCGCCCCAAGCTCAGCCCCAGACCCCGAACTCCGTGCCAACCCAACTGTACAACACCATGATGATCTCCCAGCCGGCGCAACACAACGTGCTCCAGATCAGCACCAGTATGCCGCAGAACAACACGcagcaaggcaccactgtggcCACTTTCACGCAGGACCGTCAGATCCG TTTTCCAGCAGGACAGCAGCTGGTGACCAAACTTGTAACAGCTCCAATGGCATGTGGTGCTGTCATGGTGCCGACCTCCATGTTCATGGGCCAGGTGGTCACTGCATACAACCCCTTTGGTGGGCAACAG cagggAGGACAAACGCAGACACTGACCCTCCAACCAGCGCAACCTCCCCAGGGTCAGCCTGACGGCTCCAACCAGACCACTGTGGTGGCGCAAAGTGGCCAGCAGGGgcagcaacagcaacagcagcaatTCCTACAG gGCACTCGTCTTCTCCATAGTAACCAATCCACCCAGCTGATTCTGCAGGCAGCTTTCCCACTTCAGCAGCAGGGTACCTTCACCCAGACAactcatcaacaacaacaacaacagcagcaacaacaacagcaacagtcACAGCAAAggcaacaacagcaacagcagcagcaacaacaatcCCACCACCAGAGGCATCAGCAGCAGCTCAAACCTCAGCCACAGAAACAGCAGAAAGCGCCGTCGTCGCACAGGACTGACAGTGTCAGCAGCCAACCGCAGTAA
- the clockb gene encoding clock circadian regulator b isoform X2, producing MTSSIGDDCSIFDGLMEEDEKDKAKRVSRNKSEKKRRDQFNVLIKELGTMLPGNTRKMDKSTILQKSIDFLCKHKEIAAQSESSEIRQDWKPPFLSNEEFTQLMLEALDGFFIAIMTDGNILYVSESVTSLLEHLPADLVDQNLLNFLPVGEHSEVYKALSTHPNDPESLTSDYLKSKNYMEFCCHMLRGSIDPKEPPIYEYVTFIGNFKSLNNVPNVTRNGLAGVLQRSLQPAFDDQVCFVATVRLTKPQFIKEMCTVEEPNEEFTSRHSLEWKFLFLDHRAPPIIGYLPFEVLGTSGYDYYHVDDLETLAKCHEHLMQYGKGKSCYYRFLTKGQQWIWLQTHYYITYHQWNSRPEFIVCTHTVVSYAEVRAEQRRELGIEESKPEVTIDKGQDSGSELNTSSLKEALERFDRSRTPSTSSRSSRKSSSHVSDNTCTSSKLHMDTATPPRQSLASTMEVTSQRRSSISSQSMSSQTTGQSVTPSMITQQQQQQQQQQQQQQQQQQQQQQQQQQQQHQQPQQLQSNVQPMMEFSAQVNAMQHLKEQLEQRTRMIQANIQRQQDELRNIQEQLQRVQGQGIQMLLQQQQGSAMNVQLPHVAPVQQATALSNPVPQTAINPVHSGTQQLTIQQQAPPTQQSLQQQTQRQSQQPPQAQPQTPNSVPTQLYNTMMISQPAQHNVLQISTSMPQNNTQQGTTVATFTQDRQIRFPAGQQLVTKLVTAPMACGAVMVPTSMFMGQVVTAYNPFGGQQGGQTQTLTLQPAQPPQGQPDGSNQTTVVAQSGQQGQQQQQQQFLQGTRLLHSNQSTQLILQAAFPLQQQGTFTQTTHQQQQQQQQQQQQQSQQRQQQQQQQQQQSHHQRHQQQLKPQPQKQQKAPSSHRTDSVSSQPQ from the exons ATGACATCAAGCATTGG GGATGATTGTAGCATCTTTGATGGGTTGATGGAAGAAGATGAAAAGGACAAAGCAAAACG CGTGTCCCGTAACAAGTCTGAGAAGAAACGGAGAGACCAGTTCAATGTCCTTATCAAGGAACTTGGCACAATGTTGCCTGGCAACACCAGGAAGATGGACAAGTCCACTATCCTGCAGAAAAGTATCGACTTCCTGTGTAAACACAAAG AAATCGCTGCCCAGTCTGAGTCCAGTGAGATCAGACAGGACTGGAAGCCGCCATTTCTTAGCAATGAGGAGTTCACCCAGCTCATGTTGGAG GCTCTGGATGGCTTCTTCATAGCAATAATGACTGACGGGAATATCCTCTATGTGTCAGAGAGTGTCACCTCATTACTGGAACACCTTCCT GCAGACCTGGTGGACCAGAACTTGTTAAACTTCCTGCCAGTTGGAGAACACTCAGAAGTGTACAAAGCCCTATCCACACACCCCAACGACCCAGAGAGCCTCACGTCAGATTATTTAAAGA GTAAGAACTACATGGAATTCTGTTGTCATATGCTCCGAGGGTCCATTGACCCAAAAGAACCTCCTATCTATGAATATGTGACCTTCATCGGAAATTTTAAGTCGCTCAACAATG ttCCTAACGTGACGAGGAACGGTCTGGCAGGAGTGTTACAGCGCTCTCTACAGCCAGCCTTTGACGACCAAGTGTGCTTTGTGGCTACTGTACGGCTCACTAAacctcagtttatcaag GAAATGTGCACAGTGGAAGAGCCCAATGAAGAATTCACATCTAGGCACAGTTTGGAATGGAAGTTCCTCTTTCTAGACCACAG AGCTCCACCAATTATAGGCTACTTACCATTTGAGGTTCTGGGAACTTCAGGGTACGACTATTATCATGTGGACGACCTGGAGACGCTTGCTAAGTGCCATGAACACT TGATGCAGTACGGTAAAGGGAAGTCTTGTTACTACCGTTTCCTGACTAAAGGTCAACAGTGGATATGGCTGCAGACGCACTACTACATCACCTATCACCAGTGGAATTCTCGGCCCGAGTTTATtgtctgcacacacacagtagtcAG CTATGCAGAAGTGAGGGCAGAACAGAGAAGGGAGCTGGGCATTGAAGAGTCCAAACCAGAGGTCACTATTGATAAG GGCCAGGACTCTGGTTCAGAGCTGAACACATCCAGCCTCAAGGAGGCATTAGAAAGGTTTGACCGCAGCCGAACGCCCTCAACATCTTCACGAAGTTCCCGCAAGTCTTCATCGCATGTATCTGACAACACTTGCACTT CCTCCAAGCTACATATGGATACAGCCACGCCTCCGCGACAGTCTCTGGCCTCAACCATGGAGGTAACATCACAGCGTCGCTCATCCATTAGCAGCCAG TCCATGAGCTCTCAGACGACTGGCCAGAGTGTGACCCCAAGTATGATCACtcagcaacagcagcaacagcagcaacagcaacaacagcaacaacaacaacaacaacaacaacaacagcagcagcagcagcaacaacatcaacaaccACAGCAACTGCAGTCAAATGTACAG CCGATGATGGAATTCTCTGCGCAGGTGAATGCTATGCAGCATCTAAAGGAGCAGCTTGAGCAAAGGACCAGAATGATACAGGCCAACATTCAGCGGCAGCAGGATGAGCTAAGGAACATCCAGGAACAGCTACAGCGGGTCCAGGGGCAGGGTATCCAG ATGTtgttgcagcagcagcagggtaGCGCGATGAATGTGCAGCTCCCCCACGTGGCGCCGGTCCAGCAGGCGACCGCTCTGAGCAATCCGGTCCCGCAAACGGCGATCAACCCCGTGCATTCCGGAACGCAGCAGCTCACCATCCAGCAGCAAGCTCCTCCGACTCAGCAGAGTCTTCAGCAGCAG ACCCAACGGCAGTCTCAGCAGCCGCCCCAAGCTCAGCCCCAGACCCCGAACTCCGTGCCAACCCAACTGTACAACACCATGATGATCTCCCAGCCGGCGCAACACAACGTGCTCCAGATCAGCACCAGTATGCCGCAGAACAACACGcagcaaggcaccactgtggcCACTTTCACGCAGGACCGTCAGATCCG TTTTCCAGCAGGACAGCAGCTGGTGACCAAACTTGTAACAGCTCCAATGGCATGTGGTGCTGTCATGGTGCCGACCTCCATGTTCATGGGCCAGGTGGTCACTGCATACAACCCCTTTGGTGGGCAACAG ggAGGACAAACGCAGACACTGACCCTCCAACCAGCGCAACCTCCCCAGGGTCAGCCTGACGGCTCCAACCAGACCACTGTGGTGGCGCAAAGTGGCCAGCAGGGgcagcaacagcaacagcagcaatTCCTACAG gGCACTCGTCTTCTCCATAGTAACCAATCCACCCAGCTGATTCTGCAGGCAGCTTTCCCACTTCAGCAGCAGGGTACCTTCACCCAGACAactcatcaacaacaacaacaacagcagcaacaacaacagcaacagtcACAGCAAAggcaacaacagcaacagcagcagcaacaacaatcCCACCACCAGAGGCATCAGCAGCAGCTCAAACCTCAGCCACAGAAACAGCAGAAAGCGCCGTCGTCGCACAGGACTGACAGTGTCAGCAGCCAACCGCAGTAA